The following are encoded together in the Kribbella sp. CA-293567 genome:
- the nirD gene encoding nitrite reductase small subunit NirD, whose amino-acid sequence MSVSTTAMVVCGYDALLPERGVAALVGERQIALFRTYDGSVFALGNQDPVSGANVMSRGIVGSRGDVPTVASPMFKQVYDLRTGICLDDPSLALTVYPVRIAGGQVIVGD is encoded by the coding sequence ATGAGTGTCTCGACGACAGCGATGGTGGTCTGCGGGTACGACGCGCTGCTGCCGGAACGCGGGGTCGCCGCGTTGGTCGGGGAACGGCAGATCGCACTGTTCCGCACCTACGACGGTTCGGTCTTTGCCCTCGGCAATCAGGATCCGGTGAGTGGCGCCAACGTGATGTCGCGCGGGATCGTCGGCAGCCGGGGCGACGTACCGACGGTGGCGTCGCCGATGTTCAAGCAGGTCTACGATCTGCGCACCGGCATCTGTCTGGACGATCCCTCGCTGGCTCTGACGGTGTACCCGGTGCGTATCGCCGGCGGTCAGGTGATCGTCGGTGACTAA
- the nirB gene encoding nitrite reductase large subunit NirB, translating to MSGRVVVIGGGVAGRRLASVLGDEVVLLGADNPAVQVDRAARVVVDAGGRAWSYEKVVFATGSEPVVPAGIEGYCVTRSAEETRAFLASAGSGAGLRVGLGTGTGLQGGLAGGRVRRAVVLGGGVLGVETACVVRESGVAVTVVHDGETLLDKTVRPTAGRAITRVVRELGVEVLLNSEVRRTDLRDGAFRALVLDGGQAVHGELLMVTAGVRARTELAVAAGLPVGAGVVVDERLTSPVDERVHAIGACAEVDGLVCGTVSAAWDQADALAAQLRGTAYELAREVVRISAGGLELMVLGERDSLGEVVQLADDHRYLRAVLRDGVVEAAVAVNAPEAAAELMQLADRRTQVPAELLLSAPEQPAAQRKNMTVCRCNGVTRVAIEAAWQGGADSVADIAAKTRATTGCGSCTGAVGDLLDRLRRGESEPVPTRRATMTELTKARHLVIVGGGMVAHRLVEALRARDAETAWRITVLAEEPRMPYDRVALTSYFSGRDPHDLSLGEPELWDDPAVTLRKGVTAVAFDPAAKTVTTARDELIGYDELVLATGSYAFVPPIKNSDAEGCFVYRTIDDVAALRVYVERLRAEGKEVNGVVVGGGLLGLEAAGALRALGAATKVVEFAPRLMALQVDEGGGSALARLIRNLDIEVLTSTQTTRVKTTSQGAARAMAVAEGKDLPADVVVFATGVRPRDELGRAAGLAIGERGGVVVDDGCRTSVPGVWAIGEVACIDSRVWGLIAPGYAMAEIVADRLLGGEATFPGADTSTKLKLLGVDVASFGDAFGTTEGALDIVYADPVAGVYKKLVLSDDARTLLGGILVGDASAYSGLRPMVGRQLGADPASYLLPEGSQPAQLELPDDAPVCSCNNVAAGTIRCAVRDEGCGDLKSLCGKTKAGTSCGSCLPIVKNILNTELAAAGVEVSKALCEHFALSRAELFDVVRVTGLRTFSEIVERHGSGRGCDICKPVVASILSSLDPAGHVLDGERATLQDTNDHVMANIQKDGTYSVVPRIPGGEVTPEGLIAIGEVARDFGLYTKITGGQRVDLFGARIEQLPAIWQRLVDAGFESGHAYGKALRTVKSCVGSTWCRYGVQDSVGMAIALELRYRGLRSPHKIKLGVSGCARECAEARGKDVGVIATENGWNLYVGGNGGMTPRHAQLFASDLTDEQLLQAIDRFLMYYVRTGDRLQRTAVWVNQIEGGLEHVRDVVLNDSLGIAADLDAAMAAHVDSYVDEWQATLRDPDKLARFVSFVNAPDQPDADLRYVVERNQPRPATPSERGQLEPVLLAGPRLEVRR from the coding sequence ATGAGCGGGCGCGTGGTGGTGATCGGTGGTGGGGTGGCCGGGCGGCGGCTGGCCTCGGTGCTGGGCGATGAGGTGGTGCTGCTGGGGGCTGACAATCCGGCGGTCCAGGTCGATCGGGCGGCGCGGGTGGTTGTTGATGCGGGCGGTCGGGCGTGGTCGTACGAGAAGGTGGTGTTCGCGACCGGGAGCGAGCCGGTGGTGCCGGCGGGGATCGAGGGCTACTGCGTGACCCGGTCCGCTGAGGAGACCAGGGCGTTCCTGGCGAGCGCTGGTTCGGGCGCTGGCCTGAGGGTCGGTCTGGGCACTGGCACTGGTCTGCAGGGCGGATTGGCGGGCGGCAGGGTCCGGCGGGCTGTGGTGCTAGGTGGTGGGGTGCTCGGGGTCGAGACGGCCTGTGTGGTGCGCGAGAGTGGTGTTGCGGTCACGGTGGTGCACGACGGCGAAACCCTGCTGGACAAGACGGTTCGGCCGACGGCGGGGCGAGCGATCACCCGGGTGGTACGGGAACTCGGTGTCGAGGTGCTGCTCAACTCGGAGGTTCGGCGGACCGACCTGAGGGACGGCGCGTTCAGGGCCTTGGTGCTCGACGGGGGACAGGCCGTCCACGGCGAGTTGCTGATGGTCACCGCTGGAGTGCGGGCACGAACTGAGCTGGCCGTCGCGGCTGGGCTGCCGGTCGGCGCCGGGGTCGTGGTCGACGAGCGGTTGACGAGTCCGGTCGACGAGCGGGTGCACGCGATCGGTGCGTGCGCCGAGGTCGACGGGCTGGTCTGCGGCACGGTGAGCGCGGCCTGGGATCAGGCGGATGCGTTGGCGGCGCAGCTGCGCGGTACGGCGTACGAGTTGGCGCGGGAAGTGGTCCGGATCAGCGCGGGTGGGCTCGAGCTGATGGTGCTGGGCGAGCGCGACAGTCTCGGTGAGGTCGTGCAGTTGGCCGACGACCACCGCTACCTGCGCGCCGTACTGCGGGACGGCGTGGTCGAGGCAGCCGTCGCCGTCAACGCCCCGGAGGCTGCGGCTGAGCTGATGCAGCTGGCCGACCGCCGGACCCAGGTGCCGGCGGAGTTGTTGCTCTCGGCACCGGAGCAACCGGCGGCACAGCGGAAGAACATGACCGTCTGCCGCTGCAACGGAGTGACCAGAGTCGCCATCGAGGCGGCCTGGCAGGGCGGTGCCGACAGTGTGGCCGACATCGCGGCGAAGACCAGGGCGACGACCGGCTGCGGAAGCTGTACCGGAGCCGTCGGCGACCTGCTCGACCGGCTCCGGCGCGGCGAGAGCGAACCCGTCCCGACCAGAAGGGCGACCATGACAGAGCTGACAAAGGCCCGGCACTTGGTGATCGTCGGTGGCGGCATGGTCGCGCACCGGCTGGTGGAGGCGCTGCGAGCACGCGACGCCGAGACCGCCTGGCGCATCACCGTGCTGGCCGAGGAACCACGGATGCCGTACGACCGGGTCGCGCTGACCAGCTACTTCTCCGGCCGCGACCCGCACGACCTCTCCCTCGGCGAGCCCGAGCTCTGGGACGATCCGGCCGTCACCTTGCGCAAGGGCGTCACGGCCGTCGCGTTCGACCCGGCGGCCAAGACCGTCACGACCGCCCGCGACGAGCTCATCGGGTACGACGAACTGGTGCTCGCGACCGGCTCCTACGCCTTCGTCCCGCCGATCAAGAACAGCGACGCCGAGGGTTGCTTCGTCTACCGGACGATCGACGACGTCGCGGCGCTGCGGGTCTACGTCGAGCGGCTACGGGCCGAAGGCAAGGAAGTGAACGGGGTCGTGGTCGGCGGCGGCCTGCTCGGCCTCGAGGCCGCCGGTGCGCTCCGGGCCCTCGGCGCGGCGACGAAGGTGGTCGAGTTCGCGCCGCGGCTGATGGCGCTCCAGGTCGACGAGGGCGGCGGTAGCGCGCTGGCCAGGCTGATCCGCAACCTCGACATCGAGGTGCTGACCTCGACCCAGACCACCCGGGTCAAGACCACCTCCCAGGGCGCGGCGCGCGCGATGGCCGTTGCGGAGGGCAAGGATCTTCCGGCCGACGTGGTGGTGTTCGCGACCGGCGTACGGCCGCGGGACGAGCTGGGCCGGGCGGCCGGGCTGGCGATCGGCGAACGGGGTGGTGTGGTCGTCGACGACGGTTGCCGGACCTCGGTGCCCGGCGTCTGGGCGATCGGCGAGGTGGCCTGCATCGACAGCCGGGTCTGGGGGCTGATCGCGCCGGGGTACGCGATGGCGGAGATCGTCGCCGACCGGCTGCTGGGCGGCGAGGCGACCTTCCCGGGCGCGGACACCTCCACGAAACTCAAGCTGCTCGGGGTCGACGTCGCCAGCTTCGGCGACGCCTTCGGGACCACCGAGGGCGCGCTCGACATCGTGTACGCCGATCCGGTGGCGGGCGTCTACAAGAAGCTGGTGCTGTCCGACGACGCGCGGACCCTGCTCGGCGGCATCCTGGTCGGCGACGCCTCGGCGTACTCGGGACTGCGACCGATGGTCGGGCGGCAGCTCGGCGCCGATCCGGCGTCGTACCTACTGCCGGAGGGCTCTCAGCCTGCCCAGCTGGAGCTGCCGGACGACGCGCCGGTGTGCTCGTGCAACAACGTTGCTGCCGGCACCATTCGCTGCGCGGTCCGGGACGAGGGGTGCGGCGACCTGAAGTCGCTGTGTGGCAAGACGAAGGCCGGTACGAGTTGCGGTTCGTGTCTGCCGATCGTCAAGAACATCCTGAACACCGAACTGGCCGCGGCCGGTGTCGAGGTCAGCAAGGCACTGTGCGAGCACTTCGCGCTGTCCCGCGCCGAACTGTTCGACGTCGTCCGGGTGACCGGGCTGCGGACCTTCAGTGAGATCGTCGAGCGGCACGGGTCAGGGCGTGGCTGCGACATCTGCAAGCCGGTGGTCGCGTCGATCCTGTCCAGTCTGGATCCGGCGGGGCACGTGCTCGACGGTGAGCGGGCGACACTGCAGGACACCAACGACCACGTGATGGCCAACATCCAGAAGGACGGCACGTACTCCGTGGTGCCTCGGATCCCCGGTGGTGAGGTGACGCCGGAGGGCCTGATCGCGATCGGCGAGGTGGCCCGCGACTTCGGGCTCTACACCAAGATCACCGGTGGGCAGCGGGTCGACCTGTTCGGCGCGCGGATCGAGCAGTTGCCGGCCATCTGGCAGCGGCTGGTCGATGCCGGGTTCGAGTCCGGGCACGCCTACGGCAAGGCGTTGCGGACGGTGAAGTCGTGTGTCGGCTCGACCTGGTGCCGGTACGGCGTACAGGACTCCGTCGGGATGGCGATCGCGTTGGAGCTGCGCTATCGCGGGCTGCGCTCGCCGCACAAGATCAAGCTCGGCGTCTCCGGTTGCGCGCGCGAGTGTGCCGAGGCGCGGGGCAAGGACGTCGGGGTGATCGCCACCGAGAACGGCTGGAACCTCTACGTCGGCGGCAACGGTGGCATGACGCCACGGCACGCGCAGCTGTTCGCCTCGGACCTGACCGACGAGCAGTTGCTGCAGGCAATCGACCGGTTCCTGATGTACTACGTCCGGACCGGTGACCGGTTGCAGCGGACCGCGGTCTGGGTGAACCAGATCGAAGGCGGGCTCGAGCATGTTCGCGACGTCGTACTGAACGACAGTCTCGGGATCGCGGCCGACCTGGACGCGGCGATGGCGGCGCACGTCGACTCCTATGTCGACGAGTGGCAGGCCACCCTGCGGGACCCGGACAAGCTGGCCCGGTTCGTCTCGTTCGTCAACGCGCCGGACCAGCCCGACGCCGACCTGCGCTACGTGGTCGAACGCAACCAGCCCCGGCCGGCGACGCCGTCCGAACGCGGGCAACTCGAACCGGTGCTGCTCGCCGGTCCCCGACTGGAGGTACGCCGATGA
- a CDS encoding molybdopterin oxidoreductase family protein translates to MTAVATHCPYCALQCATTLHPVDKPGSVEVRPRDFPTNRGGLCRKGWTAAEVLTVPDRLTTPLVRDASGELAETTWDFALDLVADRLRSLQDAHGNDSVAVFGGGGLTNEKAYALGKFARVVLRTANVDYNGRFCMSSAAAATNRSFGIDRGLPFPLADLAGAEAILLVGSNLAETMPPAVAHLATAREAGGLLVVDPRRSATVQLGGIHLQATPGTDLALVLALTHVVLQEGLADTAYLAERTDDPDGLYRSTAGWWPERAERLTGVPAATIRRAARVLAAAAPVHGGAGAFVLTGRGAEQQSKGTDTVTACINLALALGLPGRVGSGYGCVTGQGNGQGGREHGQKADQLPGYRSISDPAARAHVADVWGVAEESLPGPGRSAVELINALGTADGPRALLVHGSNLLVSAPRLASVRERLASLDLLVVADVVPSETAMLADVVFPVTQWAEEEGTMTSLEGRVLRRRAAVEPPGSVRSDLAVFGGLASRLRPEVAFSTDPAAIFEELRIASAGGIADYAGISWERLDAGEALFWPCPSEEHAGTPRLFADRFGTPDGLARVICVDHRPVADDLRAEAPLYLVTGRLLQHYQSGAQTRRVPELLAAEPEVFAEIHPRVAAQLGIVDGRPVRLRTARGSMVLVARVTDEVRPDTVFVPFHFGGAGAVNELTNDALDPISRMPEFKVCAVELTAEALPLAERSA, encoded by the coding sequence GTGACTGCAGTCGCCACTCACTGCCCGTACTGCGCGCTGCAGTGCGCCACGACCCTCCACCCGGTCGACAAACCGGGTTCGGTCGAGGTGCGGCCGCGGGATTTCCCGACCAACCGTGGCGGACTGTGCCGCAAGGGCTGGACCGCTGCAGAGGTGCTGACCGTGCCCGATCGGCTCACGACGCCGTTGGTCCGGGACGCCTCCGGTGAACTGGCCGAGACGACCTGGGACTTCGCGTTGGACTTAGTTGCCGACCGCCTCCGATCGCTACAAGATGCTCACGGCAACGATTCGGTCGCGGTCTTCGGTGGCGGCGGACTGACGAACGAGAAGGCCTATGCGCTGGGCAAGTTCGCCCGGGTGGTGTTGCGGACCGCGAACGTGGACTACAACGGCCGGTTCTGTATGTCGTCCGCGGCCGCTGCGACGAATCGATCCTTCGGGATCGACCGTGGACTGCCGTTCCCGCTGGCGGATCTGGCGGGGGCCGAGGCGATCTTGCTTGTCGGCAGCAACCTTGCCGAGACGATGCCGCCGGCGGTGGCGCATCTCGCGACCGCCCGCGAGGCCGGTGGCCTGCTGGTGGTGGATCCGCGACGCAGCGCGACTGTTCAGCTGGGTGGCATCCACCTCCAGGCGACGCCCGGGACGGATCTGGCGCTGGTGCTCGCGCTGACGCACGTAGTACTGCAGGAAGGGCTGGCCGATACTGCGTATCTGGCTGAGCGGACCGATGACCCGGACGGGCTGTACCGGTCGACGGCGGGCTGGTGGCCGGAGCGGGCGGAGCGCCTGACCGGCGTACCGGCGGCGACGATCCGGCGGGCGGCCCGGGTGCTGGCGGCTGCTGCGCCGGTTCACGGTGGGGCAGGGGCCTTCGTCTTGACCGGGCGTGGGGCTGAGCAGCAGAGCAAGGGGACCGACACGGTCACGGCTTGTATCAACCTGGCGCTGGCGCTCGGGTTGCCTGGGCGGGTCGGCAGTGGCTACGGCTGCGTCACGGGGCAAGGAAACGGGCAGGGAGGTCGGGAGCACGGGCAGAAGGCCGACCAGCTGCCGGGGTACCGGAGTATTTCCGATCCTGCTGCGCGAGCACATGTCGCTGACGTCTGGGGAGTGGCCGAGGAGTCGTTGCCTGGTCCGGGGCGGAGCGCGGTCGAGCTGATCAATGCGCTCGGTACTGCGGACGGTCCGCGCGCGTTGCTGGTGCACGGCAGCAATCTGCTGGTGTCCGCGCCTCGGCTGGCGTCAGTGCGGGAGCGACTTGCCTCGCTCGACCTGCTGGTGGTGGCGGACGTCGTACCGTCGGAGACCGCGATGCTGGCGGATGTCGTCTTCCCGGTCACCCAGTGGGCCGAGGAGGAGGGCACGATGACTTCTCTCGAAGGGCGCGTACTGCGCCGGCGGGCGGCTGTCGAGCCGCCGGGTTCGGTGCGGAGCGACTTGGCTGTCTTCGGTGGGTTGGCCTCCCGGTTGCGGCCCGAGGTCGCCTTCTCGACCGACCCGGCCGCAATCTTCGAGGAGCTACGGATCGCGAGCGCGGGCGGGATCGCCGACTATGCGGGGATCAGCTGGGAGCGGCTCGACGCCGGTGAGGCGTTGTTCTGGCCATGTCCTTCTGAAGAACACGCAGGGACGCCCCGGCTGTTCGCGGACCGCTTCGGTACGCCGGACGGGCTCGCTCGGGTGATCTGCGTGGACCACCGGCCGGTCGCTGACGATCTTCGGGCGGAGGCGCCGCTCTACCTCGTCACCGGACGGTTGTTGCAGCACTACCAGAGCGGAGCGCAGACCCGGCGGGTGCCGGAACTGCTGGCGGCCGAGCCGGAGGTGTTCGCGGAGATCCACCCGCGAGTGGCCGCGCAGTTGGGGATCGTGGACGGGCGTCCGGTGCGGCTGCGGACCGCTCGGGGGTCGATGGTGCTCGTCGCGCGGGTGACGGACGAGGTCCGGCCGGACACGGTGTTCGTGCCGTTCCACTTCGGCGGGGCGGGGGCGGTCAACGAGCTGACCAACGACGCGCTGGACCCGATCTCCCGGATGCCGGAGTTCAAGGTGTGCGCGGTCGAGTTGACGGCCGAAGCGCTGCCGCTGGCGGAGCGGTCGGCATGA
- a CDS encoding MFS transporter, whose amino-acid sequence MTIEARPEVVTTRDRAGAVGTVEAPRRGRWIDVWEPEDGEFWAAKGRRVARRNLWPSIFAEFLGFSVWQLWSIVVVSLPAAGFAYTTNQMFWLIALPSLVGATLRLPYTFAVPKFGGRNWTIVSALLLLIPASGLAFFVSRPDTPFWVMALVAATAGAGGGNFASSMTNISFFYPERDKGFALGLNAAGGNLGVAVVQLLVPIVIVAGAGLTLNRAGLMWIPLILLAAVLAWRLMDNLSAATSSFRASIAAAKRPHTWVISFLYIGTFGSFIGFGAAFPLLIKTTFPEITVAHIAFLGALVGSVSRPFGGKLSDLVGGAWVTVCAFVVMGAGILSAIAALNAGSFTWFLLSFLVLFVASGAGNGSTYRMIPAVFRQTTRDLDGKPEPIRARREAAACIGIASAVGAYGGFLVPRGFAMSTDQYGSLVPALYTFCGFYVVCLLVTYFCYLRRGGPLSQERV is encoded by the coding sequence ATGACGATCGAGGCTCGACCGGAGGTCGTCACCACCCGCGACCGGGCCGGCGCGGTGGGTACCGTCGAAGCGCCCCGGCGCGGGCGCTGGATCGACGTCTGGGAGCCCGAGGACGGTGAGTTCTGGGCGGCGAAGGGCCGCCGGGTGGCCCGGCGGAACCTGTGGCCGTCGATCTTCGCCGAGTTCCTCGGCTTCTCGGTCTGGCAACTGTGGAGCATCGTCGTGGTCTCGCTGCCGGCCGCCGGGTTCGCCTACACGACCAACCAGATGTTCTGGCTGATCGCGTTGCCGAGCCTGGTCGGTGCCACCCTGCGGCTGCCCTACACCTTCGCCGTGCCGAAGTTCGGCGGCCGGAACTGGACGATCGTCTCCGCGTTGCTGCTGCTGATCCCGGCCTCCGGGCTGGCCTTCTTCGTCAGCCGGCCGGACACGCCGTTCTGGGTGATGGCGCTGGTCGCGGCCACGGCAGGTGCCGGCGGCGGCAACTTCGCCAGCAGCATGACCAACATCTCCTTCTTCTATCCCGAGCGCGACAAGGGCTTCGCGCTCGGCCTGAACGCGGCCGGCGGCAACCTTGGTGTGGCCGTGGTCCAACTGCTGGTGCCGATCGTGATCGTGGCCGGTGCCGGGCTGACGCTCAACCGGGCCGGGTTGATGTGGATCCCGCTGATCCTGCTGGCCGCGGTGCTGGCCTGGCGGCTGATGGACAACCTGTCCGCGGCCACCTCGTCGTTCCGGGCCTCGATCGCGGCGGCGAAGCGGCCGCACACCTGGGTCATCTCGTTCCTCTACATCGGTACCTTCGGCTCCTTCATCGGCTTCGGCGCGGCCTTCCCGCTGCTGATCAAGACCACCTTTCCCGAGATCACGGTGGCGCACATCGCCTTCCTCGGCGCGCTGGTCGGCTCGGTGTCGCGGCCGTTCGGCGGCAAGCTGTCCGACCTGGTCGGCGGCGCCTGGGTGACGGTCTGCGCGTTCGTGGTGATGGGCGCCGGCATCCTGTCGGCGATCGCCGCGCTGAACGCGGGCAGCTTCACCTGGTTCCTGCTCAGCTTCCTGGTGCTGTTCGTGGCCAGCGGCGCCGGCAACGGGTCGACGTACCGGATGATTCCTGCGGTGTTCCGGCAGACCACGCGGGACCTCGACGGCAAGCCGGAGCCGATCCGGGCCCGGCGGGAGGCCGCCGCGTGTATCGGGATCGCGTCCGCAGTCGGTGCGTACGGCGGCTTCCTGGTACCCCGCGGCTTCGCGATGTCGACGGACCAGTACGGGTCGCTGGTGCCCGCGCTCTACACCTTCTGTGGCTTCTACGTCGTCTGCCTTCTGGTCACCTACTTCTGCTACCTCCGCCGAGGCGGCCCGCTCAGCCAGGAGCGCGTGTGA
- a CDS encoding MMPL family transporter, with the protein MTDEQDLVEKATTGRRSNRRWAWRAGVAAVLIAWLVLGSLGGPTVGRLSEVQENDNANFLPKQAESTLVSNESAKFVDSTALPYFVLIERDSGITPDDLAKANAFLAKVPSIELGEGKTIGQYLASPARTVVPSQDKKALLLTVELDGDRADDVVKEGETVLFAVADQMRNEIKQSLTPTGLSVYVTGPGGVFADFVVAFGGIDGILLGVALVVVFIILLIVYRSPVLPIAVLLTAVFGLALAALVVYPLAKNNVIELNGQSQGILFILVVGAATDYSLLLVSRYKEELHDFESKYDAMRVAWRASIEPIAASAATVILGLLCLLLSQLGSTKGLGPVGAIGIAGALVSSMTFLPAVLLAFGRRIFWPAIPRVDHVHASDQVGGRKLWGRVSGLVGRSPRKVWVLSALGLLACGAFLPTFSASGISQEDLFLDKVESVTGQEQLAKHFDAGAGTPVQILTPLDQAEKVVQTATKVDGVGTATASPAPGTPPKVVEGKVLVQATLKVAADSPDATKVVEHLRTELDTISPDILVGGTTAINLDVLNASERDLKVIIPAILAVIFVVLMLLLRSVLAAVLLVLCNVLSFGATVGVSALAFNHLFDFPGADPSIPLYAFVFLVALGIDYSIFLMTRVREESIAQGTRKGILVGLAVTGGVITSAGVVLAATFSALAVLPILFLVQIAFMVAFGVLLDTTVVRSLLVPALSHDIGRKVWWPSKLSRADH; encoded by the coding sequence ATGACCGACGAGCAGGATCTGGTGGAAAAAGCAACGACCGGGCGGCGTTCGAACCGCCGCTGGGCCTGGCGCGCGGGCGTGGCCGCCGTACTGATCGCCTGGCTGGTGCTGGGATCGCTCGGCGGGCCGACGGTCGGCCGGCTGAGCGAGGTGCAGGAGAACGACAACGCCAACTTCCTGCCGAAGCAGGCCGAGTCCACGCTGGTCAGCAACGAGTCGGCCAAGTTCGTCGACTCCACCGCCCTGCCGTACTTCGTCCTGATCGAACGCGACAGCGGGATCACTCCCGACGATCTGGCCAAGGCGAACGCCTTCCTGGCCAAGGTGCCGTCGATCGAGCTGGGCGAGGGCAAGACCATCGGCCAGTACCTCGCCTCGCCGGCCAGGACGGTGGTGCCGTCGCAGGACAAGAAGGCGCTGCTGCTCACCGTCGAACTGGACGGTGACCGCGCCGACGACGTGGTCAAGGAAGGCGAGACCGTGCTGTTCGCGGTCGCCGACCAGATGCGCAACGAGATCAAGCAGTCGCTGACCCCGACCGGGCTGTCGGTCTACGTGACCGGGCCGGGTGGGGTGTTCGCCGACTTCGTGGTCGCGTTCGGCGGGATCGACGGGATCCTGCTGGGCGTTGCCCTGGTCGTCGTCTTCATCATCCTGCTGATCGTCTACCGCAGCCCGGTGCTCCCGATCGCCGTCCTACTGACGGCCGTCTTCGGTCTCGCGCTCGCGGCCCTGGTGGTCTATCCGCTCGCCAAGAACAACGTGATCGAGCTGAACGGGCAGAGTCAGGGCATCCTCTTCATCCTGGTCGTCGGCGCCGCGACCGACTACTCGTTGCTGCTCGTCTCCCGGTACAAGGAAGAACTGCACGACTTCGAGAGCAAGTACGACGCCATGCGGGTGGCCTGGCGGGCCTCGATCGAGCCGATCGCCGCCAGCGCCGCGACCGTCATCCTCGGTCTGCTCTGCCTGCTGCTGTCCCAGCTGGGCAGCACCAAGGGCCTCGGCCCGGTCGGCGCGATCGGCATCGCCGGCGCGCTGGTCTCCTCGATGACCTTCCTGCCCGCGGTGCTGCTCGCCTTCGGCCGGCGGATCTTCTGGCCGGCCATCCCCCGCGTCGACCACGTGCACGCCAGCGACCAGGTCGGCGGCCGGAAGCTGTGGGGCCGGGTCTCCGGTCTGGTCGGCCGTAGCCCCCGCAAGGTCTGGGTCCTCAGCGCTCTCGGCCTGCTGGCCTGCGGTGCCTTCCTGCCGACCTTCAGCGCTTCGGGGATCTCGCAGGAGGACCTGTTCCTGGACAAGGTCGAATCGGTCACCGGCCAGGAGCAACTGGCGAAACACTTCGATGCCGGCGCCGGGACACCGGTGCAGATCCTCACCCCGCTCGACCAGGCCGAGAAGGTGGTCCAGACGGCGACGAAGGTCGACGGCGTCGGTACCGCGACCGCGTCGCCGGCGCCAGGTACGCCGCCGAAGGTGGTCGAGGGCAAGGTGCTGGTCCAGGCGACGCTCAAGGTCGCCGCCGACTCCCCCGACGCGACCAAGGTGGTCGAGCACCTGCGGACCGAACTCGACACGATCAGCCCGGACATCCTGGTGGGCGGCACCACGGCGATCAACCTCGACGTACTGAACGCCAGCGAGCGGGACCTCAAGGTGATCATCCCGGCAATCCTGGCGGTCATCTTCGTCGTCCTGATGCTGTTGCTGCGCTCTGTCCTGGCCGCGGTCCTGCTGGTGTTGTGCAACGTGCTGTCGTTCGGCGCCACCGTCGGCGTCAGCGCGCTGGCCTTCAACCACCTGTTCGACTTCCCGGGCGCGGATCCCTCGATCCCGCTCTACGCCTTCGTCTTCCTGGTTGCCCTGGGCATCGACTATTCGATCTTCCTGATGACCCGGGTGCGGGAGGAGTCGATCGCGCAGGGCACCCGTAAGGGCATCCTGGTCGGCCTCGCCGTCACCGGCGGGGTGATCACCTCGGCCGGCGTCGTACTGGCCGCCACCTTCTCCGCCCTGGCGGTGCTGCCGATCCTGTTCCTGGTCCAGATCGCCTTCATGGTTGCCTTCGGCGTGCTGCTCGACACCACGGTCGTCCGCTCCCTGCTGGTGCCCGCCCTCTCGCACGACATCGGCCGCAAGGTGTGGTGGCCGAGCAAGCTGTCTCGCGCGGACCACTAG